The window CAGGGAATGGTTTAAGTTCTGAAGTAGCTACTGGTCCACCAACACTCTTCAACCTATCAACACATTGTAGACATATATCTATGGATACAAGGGTTTCCTTAACTCTAACCATAACCCTTGAAAGTACATCCCCAGCCTCCTCAACCACAACATCCCAACTTATATGCCCCTCATCATAGAATGAGTATGGGCTATCCCTCCTAACATCAATCTTCCATCCACTAGCCCTAGCAGTTGGCCCTACAGCTCCAGCCTCCCTAGCATCACTTAGAGACATGACACCTACACCCTCAGTCCTACGCCTAACAATGCTATGTGAAGCTATATCTTCAGCTAGTTTTTTGAAATCCCTCTTAACTTCAAGCAGTTTACTTTCAACTTTACTAAGTTGCTCCTTAGTAACATCGAATCTTACGCCTCCAATACTCATGGAATCCGCATGAACCCTATTGCCCGATAGCAATTCAATGCAATCCTGTATTGGCTCCCTAATCTTCCAAGCCCACATGAGCAAAGTTTTAAAGCCAATCAAATCCCCTGCAACACCGAGCCATAGGAGGTGACTATGTATCCTATTCAACTCAGCCATTAAAACCCTAATATACTCAGCCCTCTCAGGGACATTTACCCCAAGAATGCGTTCCACAGCATTAACGAAAGCCAATTGATGCGGAACACTACATATACCACATATCCTACCAACAAGGAATAGGTCACGCCAAAAAGTCCTACTCTCAGCCAACTTCATTATTCCACGATGATTCAAACCAACCTTAATATCCACATCAACAACATCTTCACCGTCAACGAATAACTTGAAAAATCCACCTTCAAGCATTGCCGGATGATATGGACCTATGGGTAGAGTGACTTGCTTAACCCCAGCCTTAGATTCACTGGAACTCTCAACTGGGTTAGGCCACTCAAAGGGGAGGAAGATGTGTCTAGGGTCGGGGTGACCATCAAACTCAACTCCAAGGAGCTCCATAGTCTCCCTCTCAGCCCAATTAGCTTGATAAGTCAATTGTGCAACTGATGGAAACTTCACTTGTTCACCATCACCATAAGCATACAATATTACATGGGCATGCCTATCTATATGTTCAAGGCTGTAGATGTGCATGAGCCTAATACCATCAAAACCCATGTC is drawn from Candidatus Methanomethylicota archaeon and contains these coding sequences:
- a CDS encoding NADH-quinone oxidoreductase subunit C, which codes for MKSLNDVLNELGNILKPDFEITGYGCGGKHVRVKTSPNRLLDAAKYMLSIGSRIVHVTASDMGFDGIRLMHIYSLEHIDRHAHVILYAYGDGEQVKFPSVAQLTYQANWAERETMELLGVEFDGHPDPRHIFLPFEWPNPVESSSESKAGVKQVTLPIGPYHPAMLEGGFFKLFVDGEDVVDVDIKVGLNHRGIMKLAESRTFWRDLFLVGRICGICSVPHQLAFVNAVERILGVNVPERAEYIRVLMAELNRIHSHLLWLGVAGDLIGFKTLLMWAWKIREPIQDCIELLSGNRVHADSMSIGGVRFDVTKEQLSKVESKLLEVKRDFKKLAEDIASHSIVRRRTEGVGVMSLSDAREAGAVGPTARASGWKIDVRRDSPYSFYDEGHISWDVVVEEAGDVLSRVMVRVKETLVSIDICLQCVDRLKSVGGPVATSELKPFPEGEALSKVEAPRGELVYYIISNGMDIPHTVRIRTPSYRNIAALKFMLKGCRLADAPIIIGSVDPCFSCTDRVMIVDSKRGEKWTLSGDEFKNLAFKGWRG